The genomic stretch AGAATTAGCAACCTTAGAAAAATTAGTTCCAGAAGTAATGGAGCATGCAGTCGAATTATTAGTACCACTAAAGGTTGACTATAATTCTGGAGAATCTTGGTTCGAAGCAAAATAATATCGAGCGTGTTTACAATCTAGATTAGGAAATGCATGAATAGAAAAAGTAAGTGCAATTTTCTAGTAAGGATAATGAAATCAATACCAATAGTACTTATACAGTTAAATTAATAGATAGGATGAAAATTGTATGCCTGAGTTACCGGAAGTCGAAACCGTTAGACGAACTTTATTGGACTTAGTAGTAGGAAAAACAATCTCGGCAGTAATCGTCTCATGGGGAAAAATCATTAAGAAACCTAGTGAAGTTGAAGAGTTTCAGATTTTACTAAAAGGTCAAACTGTAGAAAATATTAATCGTCGAGGTAAGTTTCTTCTTTTTCAATTAAGTGATTTCACACTTGTTTCTCATTTAAGAATGGAAGGGAAATTTCGAGTTTTCCCTACCGAAGAACCTGTAGCACCTCATACTCATGTGCGTTTTCTATTTGATGATGGCACGGAACTTCGATATCAAGATGTACGCAAATTCGGGACGATGCATTTGTTTAATAAAGGTGAAGAAAGTGAAGGGCCCCCACTTGCTAAGTTAGGGCCAGAGCCATTTTCGGATGAGTTTACTCCGGAGTACATGAAAGAAAAACTTAAAAATACAAATCGAAAAATTAAAGTCGTGTTATTAGATCAGGAATTGGTGGTCGGTTTAGGCAATATTTACGTTGATGAGGTTTTATTTAGGGCTATGATTCACCCGGAAACACCTGCATCATCTTTAAAACCAAAACAAATAAAATTACTTGCCGAAACAATAACAGAAACATTAAAAGAAGCTGTAAATTTAGGTGGAAGTACAATTCGTTCTTATGTAAATTCGCAAGGGAAAATAGGAACCTTTCAAGATATTATTAAAGTGTATGGCCGAAAAGGATTGGAATGTCATAATTGTGGCCAACCGATCGAGAAGATAACAGTGGGTGGCAGGGGTACTTCTTTTTGTCCGGTTTGTCAGCCTAAAAAAAATTAACATAAGGTTCCTTTCTTTCATACTATAACAAGAGTACGAAAGAGAGGAGCCTATTTTTATGGTAAATATGCTATCATTAATACTACTAGCATGCGCGCTAAGTTTAGATAGCTGCAGTGTTGGATTTACTTATGGACTTCGAAAAGTAAGAATTCCTTTAAAATCAATTATTACAATTGCATCTTGTTCAGGGATTATACTAATGACATCAATGGGCATTGGGCATGCAATTACAGACTTTTTCTCACCAGTAATCGCTAAAAGAATCGGAGGAATTGTACTTGTAGGTATAGGTTTGTGGGTACTTTTTCAATTTTACCGATCGAATAAAAACGCTAGTTCAGCAGCGGAAGAAAAAAATGAGATTGAAGATAAAGGGATTGACTGGGAATTTGAAATTTTAGGTGTGGTCGTAAAAATATTAAAGAAGCCTACAACTGCAGATATAGATCGTTCTGGAAGTATTAATGGATTGGAAGCGTTGTTACTTGGTTTTGCACTTTCACTTGATGCATTTGGTGCTGGGATCGGTGCATCATTACTTGGATTTTCTCCATTATTGACAGCATTTGTAACATCAACTGCTAGTGCATTATTTTTATTATTTGGTATGAAATTAGGAAATGTGTTATCGAAAACATTATGGCTTCAAAAATTAACTTTTTTACCAGGCATATTTTTAATATTAATTGGATTATTGAAGATGTAATAAATATACTGAAAGAGTGTATCCGAATGGATTTTTTCCATTTGGGCCTCTTTATTTAGTGAGGAGAATTATAACATGGGTAAAATTTTTGGACTGACTGGTAGTATTGCAAGTGGCAAAAGTACTGTTTCTAATTTTTTAAAACAATTAAATGTTCCAATTGTAGATGCAGATGTAATTGCTAAAGAAGTAGTTGAAATTGGACAACCTGCATATGAAATGATCAAAGAAGCTTTCGGAAGTGAGATTCTATTAGAGTCTGGAGAAATTAACAGACCACTTCTTGGAAGTATTATTTTTAATAATAAAGAAAAGCGCTTACAACTTAATGGAATTGTACATCCCGAAGTCAGACGAGAAATGAAGAAACAAGCAGACAGGTACATAAATCAAGGTGAACCACTTGTTATTTTAGATATACCACTTTTATATGAAGGTAACTCAATTGAATTGGTGGAGAAGGTAATCGTGGTAACTGTGTCTGAAGAAAATCAACTAAAACGGTTGATGGAACGTAATGGATTATCGAAAGAGGATGCACTATTACGTATAGGGTCACAAATACCTGTAAAGGAAAAAGCTGATAGGGCTGACTATGTAATTGATAATAATGGTGACCTTGAGGATACAAAAAGACAAGTAAAAGACCTATTAAATAAAATTATTTAAGAAAATAATGTAAATAGTTTAACCAAAATCCGACTTATGTGTTATACTAATTGCAGGGAGATAATAAACAGTATAACTTAATTGGGGGTTTACTTATGGTAAATGTAGCAATAAATGGATTTGGTCGAATCGGACGCATGGTTTTCCGTCAAGCAATTAAAAATGGTGATTATAATATAGTAGCGATTAATGCAAGCTATCCTTCTGAAACTTTAGCGCACTTAATTAAGTATGACACAGTTCACGGTAAATTTGATGGTGAAGTTATTGCAAACGCAGATCATTTAATCGTTGATGGAAAGCGTGTGGAACTAATTAGCGAAAGAAATCCTGAGTTACTTCCATGGAACGAGCTAAATGTTGATATAGTTATAGAAGCAACAGGTAAATTTAATGATGCTGAAAAAGCAAAAATGCACATTACTGCTGGAGCGCAAAAAGTAATTTTAACTGCACCTGGTAAAAAAGAAGATATTACAGTAGTAATTGGAGTAAATGATGATCAATTAGATTTAGAAAAACATCATATTATTTCAAATGCATCATGTACTACTAACTGTTTAGCGCCAGTTGTAAAAGTACTTGATGAGCAATTCGGTATTGTAAACGGCTTAATGACAACAGTTCATTCATTTACAAATGATCAAAAAAATATCGATAATCCTCATAAGGATTTACGACGTGCACGTGCTTGTAGTCAGTCAATTATTCCAACAACTACAGGGGCAGCTAAAGCATTATCTAAAGTACTTCCACACTTAAATGGAAAATTACATGGTATGGCTTTACGTGTTCCTACTCCAAACGTTTCTCTTGTTGACTTAGTTGTTGATTTAAAGAGAGAAGTAACAGTTGACGATATTAATGAAGTATTTGAAACAGCATCAAAAGGTTCAATGAGCGGAATTATTGAATACTGCAATGAGCCATTAGTATCAATTGATTTTAATACAAATACACATTCTGCAATTATTGATGCTCTTTCTACTATGGTAATCGATGGTACAAAAGTAAAAGTATTAGCTTGGTACGATAATGAGTGGGGCTATTCAAGACGTGTAGTTGACTTAGTGTCAATCGTTGCATCAAAAATAAAAAAGCTTGAAACGGTTTAAAAATTAAAAGATAGAACTGAACTTATAAAATTATGTAAACGAATACAAAAGGCTAACTAGTTAATCTGGTTAGTCTTTTTGAAGTTGCATGATAAATAAAAATGTCATACTAATTCTCTGTTTTACAGAAGATATTTGTGACTTTATATGTAAGAAAAAACGTCTGCGGGGTATTTAGGCTTCTTGCATTTCTCTAGGGAGTCGAGTGCCTTTCGTTCCAATCAACAAGTCTTATTTTAAACACTTTTTATCCATAATTTGACTAAAGATTAGTGCGACATAATATATTTAAAAAAGGAGTTTATAAAGAAGATGGAAGTTTTAAAAATGCACCAATCTTCTTCTCTTAAATCCTTTATGGTTTCCTTTTGTTGCTTTGAAATAATAGTAGCGCCAATAGAACTTCTATATTTCCCTGACCCAATTTCATTACAATTAATCAAGTAAATAACAAAAAAATAAAATTTATCTTGCAATTCAAATTTAAAGAAAGTATACTAACTTTCGTGAACTTCTAAAAGTATAACTAATTACTTAAAGGGTTAGGACCTCTTTGGACTAACTTTCCCCCGTGGTAGTTGATCATACTTTCGCAATAGAAGTCATGACAAATTATTTAAGGGGGAAATGAATATGGATACTATGGGTCGTCACGTCATTTCAGAATTATGGGGATGCAATACAGAAAAATTAAATGATATGAAATTTATTGAGGAAACTTTTGTTGATGCTGCGTTACGCTCTGGTGCAGAAGTTCGTGAAGTTGCTTTTCACAAGTTCGCTCCTCATGGCGTTAGTGGTGTCGTAATCATTTCAGAATCACACTTAACTATTCACAGTTTTCCTGAGCATGGTTATGCAAGTATTGATGTTTACACTTGCGGTGATAGAATTGATCCAAATGTAGCTGCAAACTTTATCGCAGAGGCTTTAGAAGCTGATACTCGCGAAAACGTTGAGCTACCAAGAGGAATGGGTCCCATTCAAGTTAATAATGTAAAAGTTGTAAACGGTAACTAAAAAGAATTGAGAGAGGTGATTTTTCATCTCTCTTTTTTGTTTTCTTTCTAACTAATTTAATTAATATTGTATTTATATAGACGTTTATGGAATGAACTAGCTTTGCATAGTGAAAAATATTTGCAAGAACTAAGTCTTTGTGACATTTTAGAAATAAACTTTAGTTTATTTTGAATTTGTTATAGTATAGAGTTATAATAATACGTTTAAACAATTTAGTGTTTGGAGTTGAACTATAACGATGAGATGTCCAACGTGTAACTTTAATGGGACAAGAGTACTTGATAGTAGACCAGTTGATGAAGGTCGTTCAATTAGAAGAAGACGTGAATGTGAAGAATGTCAGCATCGTTTTACAACTTTTGAGCGAGTTGAAGATAATCCTATTTTAGTTGTAAAAAAAGAGGGAGCTCGTGAAGAATTTAGTAAAGATAAGATGTTAAGGGGACTGATTAAAGCATGTGAGAAACGCCCTGTCTCTTTATCTCAGCTAGAGGACATTATTCATAGCATTGAAAAAGAACTGAAAAATAGTGGAACATCTGAAGTTCCAAGTGAAGTTCTAGGAGAAATGGTCATGGAGCATTTATCAAAGGTTGATGAAGTTGCATACGTACGATTTGCGTCTGTTTATCGTCAATTTAAAGATATTAATGTATTCATTGATGAATTAAAAGATTTAATTAGCAAAGAGCGAGGTAAAGACGAATAATACTTCGCTCTTTTGATACAAGAAAGGAAGTTTTGAATGTCTATTGATAAGCAACATTGGATGGATGTTCTTCCTGCGGATCCTTATACTGTAACGGCAGCAGGCTATTTACATAATTTTCATAGACAAGTTTTGACGATGTTGTATCAGCCGATTATTGGTAGTCAAGCTTTAAGTTTATATATGACACTTTGGGGTGAATGTGAGCAAACGGACCTCCACCCTAATACATTAACACATCATTCACTAATGCTTGGAATGAAAAATAATTTAAAATCAATTTATGAACAAAGATTAATCCTTGAAGGAATTGGCTTACTTAAAGTTTATGAAGGGTTTGAAAACAGTACGAAAAAGCTTCTTTATGAGCTTCAATCTCCGCTAGATCCTCATTCTTTTTTCGAAGATCCTATTCTAAATATCTTTCTGTTTAAAACAATTGGGAAAACACAATATCAACGAACAAAAAACTTTTTTAGTAGACAAGCATTTTCGAAAGATGGCTTTCGTGAGATATCTAGATCGTTTGATTCAGTATTTCAAACCATTACGGTAGAGCAATTAAATGAAATTCAGCAAAGTAACGATCTTTCCACTTCAAATGATACGAAAATATTACAAGACAGTCAGTCTGTTAAAATTTCTGTGAAAATGGAAGAGTTTGATTATGATTTATTTTTAGACGGTCTCTCAGATTCGTTTGTTCCGAAACGTTCATTTACTTCAGACGTAAAAGAAACCATTTTAAAACTTGCATTTTTATATGGAATAAATCCTATTCAAATGAAAACAATTGTAATGCGTTCACTGAATGAAGAAAATAAAATTAATATAGAGACACTTCGTTTAGAAGCAAGAGATTGGTACCAATTCCAGCATCACGAAGCTTTACCTACGATTGTTGAAAAGGTTCAGCCAATTCAACATAGACAAATGGGGAATGAACAGCCAACAACTCAAGAAGAAAAATTAATTCATTGCTTTGAAACAATATCTCCCCGTCAATATTTAAAGGAGATATCTGGTGGAGCTGAACCAAGTGAAGCTGATTTGAAGATAATTGAAGAAATTATGATCGAACAAAAACTTCTACCTGGCGTAGCGAATGTGTTAATCGATTACGTAATGATTCGTTTAGATAAAAAACTTTCTAGAAATTACGTTATTAAGATAGCCAGTCACTGGGCACGAAAAGGTGTAACAACAGTTAAACAAGCAATGGATCTTGCTCGCAAAGAGTTTGAAGAAACTAAACAAAGTGCAACTGCTGCTAAAACGCGAACAAATAATAGACGTAATAAAGCAATTCGAACTGAAATTGTACCTGATTGGCTTCAACCGAATACAACGACTGAAGTACCAAAAGATTCAGTAGCAATGAATAGCACAAATGATTCTTCGATAGATGAAGAACGAAAACGACTAGAAAAAGAACTAGAAATGTTTAAAAATAAAAAGAAACGGTAAATGGGGGGACATAAGTGGAACCAATTCAAAACGCATTTAGTGCATTAATGAAGAATAAACAATTCCAGGACACATTTCAAAAAATGCAACAAGAAGTCCGTAGTCACCCAAAAATTGTTTCGTTTTTAAATGAGCATAGAACTGAAATTACGGATAAAATGATTGATAGTAGCTTAATCAAACTTTATGAGTACATTGGCCAAAGTGTAAATTGTGAAGACTGTCCATCTTTTAGCGAATGCAAAAATATGGTGCATGGATATCATCCTCATTTGATTATTCAAGGGAAGCGAATCGATGTTCAATACGATCGTTGCCCAAACGGTATTAAAAATGACAAACGCAAAAAACACGAGTCATTGATTAAATGTATGTATTTACCAAAAGATGTACTGCAAGCTTCTATGTTTAATTTGTCATTAGAAGACCCTGGCCGTTTTGAAGCAATTTCAGCAGCAAGACAGTTTATTATGAATTATGAAAAGGGAAAAATGACGCAAGGTTTATATTTACATGGTCCATTTGGTGTTGGGAAAACTTTTATCCTTGGGGCTATTGCAAATGAATTAGCAGAGGAAGAAATTGCTTCGATGCTCGTTTATTTACCTGAATTTTTACGTGAAATAAAAAGCTCTATTAGCGATGGGACATTAGAAGAAAAAATTGAAGCTGTAAAAAAAGTAGAAATTCTTATGTTAGATGATATTGGCGCCGAACAAATGTCTAGTTGGGCAAGAGACGAAATATTAGGTACGATTCTTCAATATCGTATGTTAGAAAAACTGCCTACATTCTTTACATCTAACGCCGATTTAAGTCAATTAGAACATCATTTGACATACTCTCAGCGTGGAGAGGAAGAAAGAGTGAAAGCTGCCCGTATTGTCGATCGAGTAAAATTTTTAGCAAAACCAGTTAAGATTTCAGGAACTAATTTAAGACATTCATAAAAAAAACAAAAAATGGCGTAAAATCACAAATAACAATGTGATTTTGCGTCATTTTTTAATTATTACTTTAATATATATAGGACTAGGTGGTGCTAGAAAGGGGGGAACAGGGTGATTGAAATTTTTTTCAATGAACCCATTGATGCAGCTTATGTCTACGAACGATTACAAAAACGCTTAAAAAAGCAATCGAGACCATACTTTTTAAGAAGACACAAAATCAATACAATTTTAATCACATTTCCTCAAAACACTGAAGATTTAATAAAAAGTATTTTAGTTCCGACACTAGTACAATTTATTTTACTTCAAAAAGAAGATAAATGGATTCAGTCCATTTTACATACATCTTTTTTCTATGAGGAAGACGAGCAAAGTCAAATCATTCCAATCGCACAATCATTATTAAGAGGAACTAGACGGAGCATTCCAAATCAGAAAAAAATTCGTAGGAGTAAGCATTTAGTATCACATGCGCTTTCTACCTATTTAAAAGATGGAGTAAACTTCAGTTTTGATTCATTTATTACATTTCGTTTGAAAGAATATTATAAACAGTTAGCTTATGTTTGTGAAATTGCGATCGACGAATACAAATTAGAAAATGAGTATCAAAATCTTATTGAAAGCTTAAGACAGCAGGTTCTTAAAACAGATGCGCTCATTCCTCATGTGCATATCGTTTATGACGGGAAGTTTTGTGTATATGATCATCTTTTTTTACCACTCTCTAAAGAGGTGTTAAAAGGATATGGTAAGCAAGTAGGAAATAGGGATTATATAGATAATGAATTAATATTGCCTTTAACTGCGATAGCTCCTAAAAGAATCCATTTATACACTTCATCAGTTGATATCTCATTAATTATTACATTACAAAATATATTTCAAGAACGAGTCCTAATACATACATTACAAGAGTTTTCGCAGGAAAAATTGAAATGAAAATATACATTAAAAAAAAGCATTGTCATAAATAAGTTTCTTTGATATAATAAATTTCGTTGCGAACAAAGCATACGAAGATTGACAACATCATGTCGCTATGTTATAGTAACGAAAGAAAAGAATACTTATTTGTTGAAGAAGAAGCACCCGCTTCTCACCTGGATGACGCTACAAGTTGTTATCAGGTAACAGAATCATTAATTACTTTGATACTGTCAGTGTGGGTGTATTTATATACCCACACTTTTTTGTTGGGTCGTAATTGCTTCAACGATACAAATTAAGCTCATTCTTACAATACCTTGGAGGTGTTTTACTATTAGCAAAGACATGATGGTAAACGATGGAATTCGTGCTCGTGAAGTTCGATTAATTGGTCCTAACGGAGATCAACTTGGAATCAAGACTAAACAAGAGGCTCTTGAGTTAGCTTCGAATGTTAATCTTGATCTAGTGATGGTAGCACCAACGGCTAAACCACCTGTATGTCGTATTATGGACTACGGTAAATTCCGTTTCGAGCAACAAAAGAAAGACAAAGAGAGTCGTAAAAACCAAAAAATTATTAGCATGAAAGAAGTTCGTTTAAGTCCTACAATTGATGAACATGACTTTAACACAAAGCTTCGTAATGCAATTAAGTTCTTAGAAAAAGGCGATAAAGTTAAAGCGTCTATTCGTTTCAAAGGACGCGCTATTACGCATAAGGAAATTGGACAACGAGTACTTGATCGTTTCTCAACTGCTTGTGCAGAAGTTGCAACTGTTGAGTCACACCCTAAAATGGACGGTCGTAGTATGTTCTTAGTCTTAGCACCTAAAAACGAAAAGTAATTTATTTGAGGAGGAAACACGATATGCCTAAAATGAAAACTCACCGTGGTTCAGCAAAACGTTTTAAAAAGACTGGATCTGGTAAATTAAAACGTGGTCGTGCTTACACAAGCCACTTATTCGCTAACAAATCTACAAAAGCAAAACGTAAATTACGTAAAGCTTCATTAGTAAGTAAAGGCGATTTCAAACGTATCCGCTTTATGCTTACAAACATGAAATAAGAACGATAAACGTATTAGATAGATATCTAGGAGGGAAACAATATGCCAAGAGTTAAAGGCGGTACAGTTACACGCGCTCGTCGTAAAAAGGTTATTAAATTAGCAAAAGGTTATTACGGTTCTAAACATACATTATTCAAAGTTGCAAACCAACAAGTTATGAAATCATTAATGTATGCTTACCGTGACCGTCGTCAAAAGAAACGTGATTTCCGTAAATTATGGATCACTCGTATCAACGCGGCTGCTCGTATGAACGGACTTTCTTACAGCCGTTTAATGCACGGTTTAAAATTAGCTGGTATCGAAGTTAACCGTAAAATGTTAGCAGATCTAGCTGTAGCTGACGAAAAAGCATTTGCTGAATTAGCAAACGCTGCTAAAGCTAACTTAAAATAATTATTTAAAAAATCCTTAACAATTGTTAAGGATTTTTTTTATTTGATTTATTTTTAAACTAAGCCGAATTCTTTTTTCATGTTATTAACATTTGATTCATGACAATATTTTGTGAAGCCAGAAGGAAATAAAAATTCTTTTTCTAATGAATCTATTTCTGCTTCATTCATTTCCTGTACAGCATTTTGAAGTCTTTTTAAGTAATTTCTACCTAGTTCAATCCTTCTGTTTATTTCTTTTTTATTTGATGAAACTTGACCATGACCTGGAATTAATAATGTAAGTTCAAAAGTACTAATTAGTTCCTCTGCCTTATCTAATGTATTGTAGTAACTCTTCACGCTATCAAATACGATCGGTAACTCAAAGTCAGATAAATAATCTCCTGTAATCCATATACCTAAATTTTCAATATAGAGAAATAAACCATCTTGAGTGTGCCCCGGAGCATTATAAAATCTTAACGTAGTCTGCCCGATTTTGATTTCCTGACCTTCTTCACTAATAATCAAATCAACTCTTGGAAATTCAATTGGTTCCACATGATTAATATAATTATCATTATAGAATTGACGAATTTTTGATACTTTAATTTCTTTTTCGGGATGGTTATGTAAGTTTTCACTTCCAATTGTTTGAGCATTTGGAAATGCATTATAGCCAATGATATGATCAAAATCTCCATGAGTAAAATATAAATAAATTGGGCGATTATTCTTAATTGATTCAACATACTCTTTTATCTCATTTATTTCATGAGGTAACCAAGTCGGATCAACTATAATTATACAGTCGTCAGTTGCTACGACAGTTGAGTTTGTTTGAAATAATACACTTTGAAATACTGTGACATTGTCATTTTGAAATAAGATCATTGAAATACTCCTTTATAAATTATTAGAAAATTAAACTGATACATAATATTGTAACAAATAAAAGAAAAAACCTTAATGAATTAGCTAAGTTAATTCATAAGGTTTTATTTATCTATTTTGGGAAGAAATTTGGCTTAATCATAGTATCATCATATCGTTTATGAAATACATGAGTTGTAGCAGGTGACATTGGTGGGATTAACCACTTCCAATTCCCGGTTAGTTCTCGGCCACATGCTTCTTCTTGTTTTTCAAACTGAAGAAATTGTTGTGCTGCAGAATGATGATCAACAATACTTACCCCATTTTTTTTATAGGAATGTAAAACGGCAATATTTAATTCAACAAGTGCTCGATCTTTCCAAAGTGTGCTATTTCTTTTTGTATCTAAACCGATAAGAGTAGCTACTTTCGGTAACATGTTATAACGAAACTCATCAGCAAAATTTCTCGCGCCTATTTCTGTTCCCATATACCATCCATTAAACGGAGCAGCACTATATGATATTCCACCTATTTCTAAATTCA from Arthrobacter citreus encodes the following:
- the mutM gene encoding DNA-formamidopyrimidine glycosylase → MPELPEVETVRRTLLDLVVGKTISAVIVSWGKIIKKPSEVEEFQILLKGQTVENINRRGKFLLFQLSDFTLVSHLRMEGKFRVFPTEEPVAPHTHVRFLFDDGTELRYQDVRKFGTMHLFNKGEESEGPPLAKLGPEPFSDEFTPEYMKEKLKNTNRKIKVVLLDQELVVGLGNIYVDEVLFRAMIHPETPASSLKPKQIKLLAETITETLKEAVNLGGSTIRSYVNSQGKIGTFQDIIKVYGRKGLECHNCGQPIEKITVGGRGTSFCPVCQPKKN
- the ytaF gene encoding sporulation membrane protein YtaF codes for the protein MVNMLSLILLACALSLDSCSVGFTYGLRKVRIPLKSIITIASCSGIILMTSMGIGHAITDFFSPVIAKRIGGIVLVGIGLWVLFQFYRSNKNASSAAEEKNEIEDKGIDWEFEILGVVVKILKKPTTADIDRSGSINGLEALLLGFALSLDAFGAGIGASLLGFSPLLTAFVTSTASALFLLFGMKLGNVLSKTLWLQKLTFLPGIFLILIGLLKM
- a CDS encoding dephospho-CoA kinase, producing MGKIFGLTGSIASGKSTVSNFLKQLNVPIVDADVIAKEVVEIGQPAYEMIKEAFGSEILLESGEINRPLLGSIIFNNKEKRLQLNGIVHPEVRREMKKQADRYINQGEPLVILDIPLLYEGNSIELVEKVIVVTVSEENQLKRLMERNGLSKEDALLRIGSQIPVKEKADRADYVIDNNGDLEDTKRQVKDLLNKII
- a CDS encoding glyceraldehyde-3-phosphate dehydrogenase, coding for MVNVAINGFGRIGRMVFRQAIKNGDYNIVAINASYPSETLAHLIKYDTVHGKFDGEVIANADHLIVDGKRVELISERNPELLPWNELNVDIVIEATGKFNDAEKAKMHITAGAQKVILTAPGKKEDITVVIGVNDDQLDLEKHHIISNASCTTNCLAPVVKVLDEQFGIVNGLMTTVHSFTNDQKNIDNPHKDLRRARACSQSIIPTTTGAAKALSKVLPHLNGKLHGMALRVPTPNVSLVDLVVDLKREVTVDDINEVFETASKGSMSGIIEYCNEPLVSIDFNTNTHSAIIDALSTMVIDGTKVKVLAWYDNEWGYSRRVVDLVSIVASKIKKLETV
- a CDS encoding S-adenosylmethionine decarboxylase proenzyme, whose product is MDTMGRHVISELWGCNTEKLNDMKFIEETFVDAALRSGAEVREVAFHKFAPHGVSGVVIISESHLTIHSFPEHGYASIDVYTCGDRIDPNVAANFIAEALEADTRENVELPRGMGPIQVNNVKVVNGN
- the nrdR gene encoding transcriptional regulator NrdR, whose product is MRCPTCNFNGTRVLDSRPVDEGRSIRRRRECEECQHRFTTFERVEDNPILVVKKEGAREEFSKDKMLRGLIKACEKRPVSLSQLEDIIHSIEKELKNSGTSEVPSEVLGEMVMEHLSKVDEVAYVRFASVYRQFKDINVFIDELKDLISKERGKDE
- a CDS encoding Replication initiation and membrane attachment protein, translating into MSIDKQHWMDVLPADPYTVTAAGYLHNFHRQVLTMLYQPIIGSQALSLYMTLWGECEQTDLHPNTLTHHSLMLGMKNNLKSIYEQRLILEGIGLLKVYEGFENSTKKLLYELQSPLDPHSFFEDPILNIFLFKTIGKTQYQRTKNFFSRQAFSKDGFREISRSFDSVFQTITVEQLNEIQQSNDLSTSNDTKILQDSQSVKISVKMEEFDYDLFLDGLSDSFVPKRSFTSDVKETILKLAFLYGINPIQMKTIVMRSLNEENKINIETLRLEARDWYQFQHHEALPTIVEKVQPIQHRQMGNEQPTTQEEKLIHCFETISPRQYLKEISGGAEPSEADLKIIEEIMIEQKLLPGVANVLIDYVMIRLDKKLSRNYVIKIASHWARKGVTTVKQAMDLARKEFEETKQSATAAKTRTNNRRNKAIRTEIVPDWLQPNTTTEVPKDSVAMNSTNDSSIDEERKRLEKELEMFKNKKKR
- the dnaI gene encoding primosomal protein DnaI, yielding MEPIQNAFSALMKNKQFQDTFQKMQQEVRSHPKIVSFLNEHRTEITDKMIDSSLIKLYEYIGQSVNCEDCPSFSECKNMVHGYHPHLIIQGKRIDVQYDRCPNGIKNDKRKKHESLIKCMYLPKDVLQASMFNLSLEDPGRFEAISAARQFIMNYEKGKMTQGLYLHGPFGVGKTFILGAIANELAEEEIASMLVYLPEFLREIKSSISDGTLEEKIEAVKKVEILMLDDIGAEQMSSWARDEILGTILQYRMLEKLPTFFTSNADLSQLEHHLTYSQRGEEERVKAARIVDRVKFLAKPVKISGTNLRHS
- a CDS encoding putative sporulation protein YtxC, giving the protein MIEIFFNEPIDAAYVYERLQKRLKKQSRPYFLRRHKINTILITFPQNTEDLIKSILVPTLVQFILLQKEDKWIQSILHTSFFYEEDEQSQIIPIAQSLLRGTRRSIPNQKKIRRSKHLVSHALSTYLKDGVNFSFDSFITFRLKEYYKQLAYVCEIAIDEYKLENEYQNLIESLRQQVLKTDALIPHVHIVYDGKFCVYDHLFLPLSKEVLKGYGKQVGNRDYIDNELILPLTAIAPKRIHLYTSSVDISLIITLQNIFQERVLIHTLQEFSQEKLK
- the infC gene encoding translation initiation factor IF-3, which codes for MMVNDGIRAREVRLIGPNGDQLGIKTKQEALELASNVNLDLVMVAPTAKPPVCRIMDYGKFRFEQQKKDKESRKNQKIISMKEVRLSPTIDEHDFNTKLRNAIKFLEKGDKVKASIRFKGRAITHKEIGQRVLDRFSTACAEVATVESHPKMDGRSMFLVLAPKNEK
- the rpmI gene encoding 50S ribosomal protein L35; this encodes MPKMKTHRGSAKRFKKTGSGKLKRGRAYTSHLFANKSTKAKRKLRKASLVSKGDFKRIRFMLTNMK
- the rplT gene encoding 50S ribosomal protein L20, with the translated sequence MPRVKGGTVTRARRKKVIKLAKGYYGSKHTLFKVANQQVMKSLMYAYRDRRQKKRDFRKLWITRINAAARMNGLSYSRLMHGLKLAGIEVNRKMLADLAVADEKAFAELANAAKANLK
- a CDS encoding MBL fold metallo-hydrolase, with protein sequence MILFQNDNVTVFQSVLFQTNSTVVATDDCIIIVDPTWLPHEINEIKEYVESIKNNRPIYLYFTHGDFDHIIGYNAFPNAQTIGSENLHNHPEKEIKVSKIRQFYNDNYINHVEPIEFPRVDLIISEEGQEIKIGQTTLRFYNAPGHTQDGLFLYIENLGIWITGDYLSDFELPIVFDSVKSYYNTLDKAEELISTFELTLLIPGHGQVSSNKKEINRRIELGRNYLKRLQNAVQEMNEAEIDSLEKEFLFPSGFTKYCHESNVNNMKKEFGLV